A genomic region of Gossypium raimondii isolate GPD5lz unplaced genomic scaffold, ASM2569854v1 Contig00131, whole genome shotgun sequence contains the following coding sequences:
- the LOC128036964 gene encoding disease resistance-like protein DSC1: MARMLPLLSGLSSLRELNLRDCNLCEGDIPPDISGLSCLEELELSGNNFISIPASLTRLSKLKELILSNCNMCTLGEADIRSDLSGLYSLLRLDLSGKNFITLPLALTQLSRLKLLKLSGCKMLKSLPELPTSIRYMIIDDCSSLEVVASPSKVCNLAGGDEISAINCFKLAEKINALTLLKEHIKAVRYPRDCFHSSIVDIMMPGSEIPEWFSQQKSDSSIKIPLPINLRKDSQWIGVACCCIFVDNGASRNKMLYCDGSIFRGRNCRRIFWSLGWVGRSFHKLIMKDHLFLRYFLRDELYPISLEDKYGDCETNNLWTADCLDQTGDKLQLCFNSKFEPNDRCVKVKKCGVRIVYEKDLEEMKELQCHTTQSSPNFEHIHQHSAQNHGSVGSTSHMKRKIKREALTVSLGSFVNSFLESSWREHLSSPNFHTYELEGNEVVVLGGSKVRGSCLGWRSVMEDESDEARVYW, translated from the exons ATGGCTCGGATGTTGCCTTTGTTGTCAGGTTTGAGTTCATTAAGAGAGTTGAATCTAAGGGACTGCAATCTTTGTGAAGGAGATATTCCACCTGATATTTCTGGTCTATCCTGTTTGGAAGAACTTGAACTTAGCGGTAACAATTTCATCAGCATACCTGCATCTCTTACTCGACTCTCCAAGCTTAAAGAGCTTATATTGTCAAATTGCAACATGTGCACTCTTGGTGAAGCAGATATTCGTAGTGATCTTTCTGGTCTATACTCTTTGCTACGTCTTGATCTTAGTGGTAAGAATTTCATCACCCTTCCTTTGGCTCTTACTCAACTTTCCAGGCTCAAATTGCTTAAATTGTCAGGTTGCAAGATGCTTAAATCATTGCCTGAGCTACCAACAAGTATAAGATATATGATAATAGATGATTGTTCTTCACTTGAAGTAGTTGCAAGTCCATCAAAAGTATGCAATTTAGCGGGTGGTGATGAAATTAGTGCCATTAACTGCTTCAAATTGGCTGAGAAAATCAATGCATTAACACTGCTGAAAGAACATATTAAG GCGGTTCGATATCCAAGAGATTGTTTTCATAGTAGCATCGTTGATATTATGATGCCCGGAAGTGAAATCCCAGAATGGTTTAGCCAACAAAAAAGTGACTCTTCAATTAAGATACCCCTACCTATCAACCTTCGGAAAGATAGTCAATGGATTGGAGTTGCTTGTTGCTGCATTTTTGTCGATAATGGTGCTTCAAGGAATAAGATGCTTTACTGTGATGGATCTATTTTTCGAGGTAGAAATTGTCGACGAATTTTTTGGAGCCTCGGGTGGGTAGGTCGAAGCTTTCACAAGCTCATAATGAAAGATCACCTTTTTCTTCGTTATTTTCTGCGTGATGAATTATATCCAATTTCCTTGGAGGATAAATATGGTGACTGTGAAACCAATAATTTATGGACAGCAGATTGCTTAGATCAAACAGGCGATAAGCTTCAGTTGTGTTTCAATTCCAAATTTGAACCAAATGACCGTTGTGTTAAGGTGAAGAAGTGTGGTGTTAGAATAGTGTATGAGAAAGATTTGGAAGAAATGAAAGAGTTGCAGTGCCATACCACTCAATCTTCTCCAAATTTTGAACACATCCACCAACACTCTGCTCAAAACCATGGATCAGTAGGTAGCACTTCTCACATGAAACGAAAAATCAAGAGAGAAGCATTAACTGTG agtTTAGGTTCATTTGTGAACTCTTTCTTGGAATCTTCGTGGAGAGAACATTTATCATCCCCCAATTTCCACACCTACGAGCTTGAGGGCAATGAGGTTGTTGTTTTGGGAGGTTCAAAGGTGAGGGGGAGCTGTTTGGGATGGCGGTCGGTAATGGAAGATGAGAGTGATGAAGCCCGGGTGTATTGGTGA